The Streptomyces sp. NBC_01775 genome includes a region encoding these proteins:
- a CDS encoding TatD family hydrolase translates to MPTSATEGPDGSRQPDEPARADRSDGPAEPERPHRPERIERRARAEVAPPLPEPLAVPVADSHTHLDMQEPSVAEALAAASSVGVTTVVQVGCDLERSRWAAQVAADHENVWAAVALHPNEAPRLAAEGGAGLLDEALAGIEKLAALPQVLAVGESGLDYFRTGPEGVEAQQRSFRAHIELAKRLDKALVIHDREAHEDVLRVLEEEGAPERTVFHCYSGDAEMAQLCAAKGWFMSFAGNVTFKNAQPLRDALSVAPPELVLVETDAPFLTPAPYRGRPNAPYLIPVTLRAMAETKGMTEESLARHVAANTARAFGY, encoded by the coding sequence ATGCCGACTTCCGCGACCGAGGGGCCCGACGGGTCCCGCCAGCCCGACGAGCCCGCCAGGGCCGACAGGTCCGACGGGCCCGCCGAGCCCGAACGGCCCCACAGGCCGGAGCGGATCGAGCGGCGGGCGCGCGCCGAGGTGGCGCCCCCGCTGCCCGAGCCGCTCGCGGTGCCGGTCGCGGACTCCCACACCCATCTCGACATGCAGGAGCCCTCCGTCGCCGAGGCGCTGGCCGCGGCCTCCTCCGTGGGGGTGACGACGGTCGTCCAGGTCGGCTGCGACCTGGAGCGCTCGCGCTGGGCCGCGCAGGTGGCCGCCGACCACGAGAACGTGTGGGCGGCGGTCGCGCTGCACCCGAACGAGGCACCGCGGCTGGCCGCCGAGGGCGGCGCCGGTCTGCTGGACGAGGCGCTGGCCGGCATCGAGAAGCTCGCCGCGCTGCCCCAGGTGCTGGCCGTCGGCGAGAGCGGCCTGGACTACTTCCGCACCGGGCCCGAGGGCGTCGAGGCCCAGCAGCGCTCGTTCCGCGCGCACATCGAGCTGGCCAAGCGGCTGGACAAGGCGCTGGTCATCCACGACCGGGAGGCGCACGAGGACGTGCTGCGCGTCCTGGAGGAGGAAGGCGCGCCCGAACGGACCGTCTTCCACTGCTATTCGGGCGACGCGGAGATGGCACAACTGTGCGCGGCGAAGGGCTGGTTCATGTCCTTCGCGGGGAACGTCACGTTCAAGAACGCCCAGCCGCTGCGCGACGCGCTCTCGGTCGCGCCGCCGGAGCTGGTGCTCGTGGAGACCGACGCGCCGTTCCTGACGCCCGCGCCCTACCGCGGTCGGCCCAACGCGCCCTATCTGATTCCGGTCACGTTGCGCGCGATGGCCGAGACCAAGGGCATGACGGAGGAGTCGCTGGCCAGGCACGTGGCCGCCAACACGGCGCGCGCGTTCGGCTACTGA
- the rsmI gene encoding 16S rRNA (cytidine(1402)-2'-O)-methyltransferase encodes MTGTLVLAGTPIGDPSDAPPRLAAELAAADLVAAEDTRRLRRLTQALGVEPPGRIVSYFEGNESARTPELAEALAGGARVVLVTDAGMPSVSDPGYRLVAAAVERGVRVTAVPGPSAVLTALAVSGLPVDRFCFEGFLPRKQGERLSRLREAAGERRTLVYFESPHRLEAALLAMAEAFGPGREAAVCRELTKTYEQVKRGPLQELAVWAAEGVRGEITVVVRGADAPDPGELDAAELARRVAVREEAGERRKEAIAEVAREASVPKREVFDAVVAGKKANS; translated from the coding sequence GTGACTGGAACGCTCGTTTTGGCCGGGACACCCATCGGCGACCCCTCCGACGCCCCGCCGCGGCTCGCGGCCGAACTGGCCGCGGCGGACCTCGTCGCGGCCGAGGACACGCGTCGGCTGCGCCGTCTGACGCAGGCGCTGGGCGTCGAGCCCCCGGGCCGGATCGTGTCGTACTTCGAGGGCAACGAGTCGGCGCGCACCCCGGAGCTGGCCGAGGCGCTGGCGGGCGGCGCGCGCGTGGTGCTGGTGACCGACGCGGGCATGCCGTCCGTCTCGGACCCCGGCTACCGGCTGGTGGCCGCCGCCGTGGAGCGCGGGGTGCGGGTCACGGCGGTGCCGGGGCCCTCGGCGGTGCTGACGGCTCTAGCGGTCTCCGGGCTGCCCGTGGACCGCTTCTGCTTCGAGGGCTTCTTGCCGCGCAAACAGGGCGAGCGCCTCAGCAGGCTGCGCGAGGCGGCCGGCGAGCGGCGCACGCTGGTGTACTTCGAGTCGCCGCACCGCCTGGAGGCCGCGCTGCTCGCGATGGCCGAGGCCTTCGGCCCGGGACGCGAGGCAGCGGTGTGCCGGGAGCTGACCAAGACCTACGAACAGGTCAAGCGCGGCCCTCTCCAGGAGCTGGCGGTGTGGGCCGCCGAGGGGGTGCGCGGCGAGATCACCGTCGTCGTGCGGGGCGCCGACGCGCCGGATCCGGGCGAGCTGGACGCGGCGGAGCTGGCGCGCCGGGTCGCGGTACGCGAGGAGGCGGGCGAGCGCCGCAAGGAGGCCATCGCGGAGGTCGCGCGGGAGGCGTCGGTGCCCAAGCGGGAGGTATTCGACGCCGTTGTAGCCGGAAAGAAAGCGAATTCTTAA
- a CDS encoding ubiquitin-like domain-containing protein: MGVRVSQSPTAQPPSPSSPFPSQAPYGYEQYGYEPYGYEPYGYEPHGTHGGGTYGDGTYGGDTRYDVPVTYGEAATYGGPAAYDGSPTYGEPAAYGEPAAYGEPAAYGEPGAYGKPVAYETPVVAQPPAWVPEQRGGRAAARRSPGRRAAARRRRRRGGQGDLLRKLLPQALVVAFLAGGTSAFVAYDKAVELEVDGQRRTLHTFAGDVTELLEDEGVRLGGHDTVLPGRAARLTHGDEVAVRYGRPLALTLDGHRRQVWATADTVGGALRELGVRAEGARISTPRSAPIPRSGRQLEVWTERTLTFLVDSREQQVRTNAATVGDALDDAGIELRDEDTASVPLPSFPRDGQTITVMRITGSEQTREERIPFRTVRRDDPDLQEGTEVVARQGRTGLRKVTFELRTVNGVEQHPRRTGSELIRAPQTQIIKVGTKKLPEAVRGAEGLNWQDLAQCESGGRPGAVDSTGTYGGLYQFDTHTWHSLGGSGRPQDAPAGEQTLRAKKLYVKRGASPWPVCGRKLSR, encoded by the coding sequence CTGGGAGTACGTGTGAGCCAGTCGCCGACGGCGCAACCCCCTTCACCCTCTTCGCCTTTTCCTTCGCAGGCCCCGTACGGGTATGAGCAGTACGGGTATGAGCCATACGGGTACGAGCCATACGGGTACGAGCCGCACGGGACTCATGGGGGCGGGACTTACGGAGACGGGACTTACGGGGGCGATACGCGCTACGACGTTCCCGTCACGTACGGGGAGGCCGCCACGTACGGGGGACCCGCCGCGTACGACGGATCCCCCACATATGGGGAACCCGCCGCGTACGGGGAGCCGGCGGCATATGGGGAGCCGGCCGCGTACGGGGAGCCCGGCGCGTACGGCAAGCCCGTGGCGTATGAGACCCCCGTGGTCGCGCAGCCCCCCGCGTGGGTGCCCGAGCAGCGCGGGGGGCGGGCCGCCGCGCGGCGGTCCCCGGGGCGGCGGGCCGCCGCGCGGCGGCGGCGCAGGAGGGGCGGGCAGGGCGACCTGCTGCGCAAACTGCTGCCCCAGGCGCTGGTGGTGGCGTTCCTCGCGGGCGGCACCTCGGCTTTTGTCGCCTACGACAAGGCTGTTGAGCTGGAGGTGGACGGCCAGCGGCGCACCCTGCACACCTTCGCGGGCGATGTGACGGAGCTGCTGGAGGACGAGGGCGTGCGGCTGGGCGGCCATGACACGGTGCTGCCGGGCAGGGCCGCGCGGCTGACCCACGGCGACGAGGTCGCCGTCCGCTACGGGCGCCCGCTCGCGCTCACCCTCGACGGGCACCGCCGCCAGGTGTGGGCGACGGCGGACACGGTGGGCGGCGCGCTGCGCGAGCTGGGGGTACGCGCCGAGGGCGCGCGGATCTCCACTCCGCGCTCCGCGCCGATCCCCCGCAGCGGCAGGCAGCTGGAGGTGTGGACGGAGCGGACCCTCACGTTCCTGGTCGACAGCCGTGAGCAGCAGGTGCGCACCAACGCGGCGACCGTCGGGGACGCGCTCGACGACGCCGGGATCGAGCTGCGCGACGAGGACACCGCCTCCGTGCCCCTCCCCAGCTTTCCGCGCGACGGGCAGACCATCACGGTCATGCGCATCACGGGCAGCGAGCAGACCCGCGAGGAGCGCATCCCCTTCCGCACGGTGCGCCGTGATGACCCGGACCTCCAGGAGGGCACGGAGGTCGTCGCGCGGCAGGGCAGGACGGGCCTGCGGAAGGTCACCTTCGAGCTGCGCACCGTCAACGGCGTCGAGCAGCACCCGCGCAGGACCGGCAGCGAGCTGATCCGCGCGCCGCAGACGCAGATCATCAAGGTCGGCACCAAGAAGCTGCCCGAGGCCGTGCGGGGCGCCGAGGGGCTCAACTGGCAGGACCTGGCGCAGTGCGAGTCCGGCGGCAGGCCCGGCGCGGTGGACTCGACGGGCACCTACGGAGGGCTGTACCAGTTCGACACCCACACCTGGCACAGCCTCGGCGGGAGCGGGCGCCCGCAGGACGCACCGGCCGGGGAGCAGACGCTGCGCGCGAAGAAGCTCTACGTGAAGCGGGGGGCGAGTCCGTGGCCGGTGTGCGGCCGTAAACTGTCGCGGTGA
- a CDS encoding energy-coupling factor ABC transporter ATP-binding protein: MDPVTRSADDAPQPSAEVPSLQVSGLAYAYPDGHQALFGVDLTVPRGQRLALLGPNGAGKTTLVLHLNGILTAGAGSVTVGGLPVERAQLAEIRRRVGIVFQDPDDQLFMPTVREDVAFGPAAAGMRGAELEERVREALERVGMAEHADRAPHHLSFGQRRRVAVATVLAGRPEILVLDEPSSNLDPAARRELADLIRSLDLTVLMVTHDLPYALELCPRAVVLSDGVLVADGTTQDLLSDDELMRAHRLELPFGFDPRSVSVPVA, from the coding sequence ATGGACCCTGTGACACGCTCCGCCGACGATGCGCCCCAGCCCTCCGCCGAGGTCCCCTCGCTCCAGGTGAGCGGCCTCGCCTATGCCTACCCGGACGGGCACCAGGCGCTGTTCGGCGTCGACCTGACCGTCCCGCGCGGCCAGCGCCTCGCGCTGCTGGGCCCCAACGGCGCGGGCAAGACCACGCTGGTGCTGCACCTCAACGGCATCCTCACGGCCGGCGCCGGCAGTGTGACGGTCGGGGGCCTGCCGGTGGAGCGCGCGCAGCTGGCGGAGATCAGGCGCCGCGTCGGGATCGTCTTCCAGGACCCCGACGACCAGCTGTTCATGCCGACGGTCCGGGAGGACGTCGCCTTCGGCCCGGCCGCCGCCGGGATGCGGGGTGCCGAGTTGGAGGAGCGGGTGCGCGAGGCGCTGGAGCGGGTCGGCATGGCCGAGCACGCCGACCGGGCGCCGCACCACCTCTCCTTCGGGCAGCGCCGCCGGGTCGCGGTGGCCACGGTGCTGGCCGGCCGCCCGGAGATCCTCGTCCTGGACGAGCCCTCCTCCAACCTCGATCCCGCCGCACGCCGCGAACTCGCCGACCTCATCCGTTCCCTCGACCTGACCGTGCTGATGGTCACCCACGACCTGCCCTACGCGCTGGAGCTGTGCCCCCGCGCGGTCGTACTCAGCGACGGGGTGCTCGTCGCCGACGGCACCACCCAGGACCTGCTCTCCGACGATGAGCTGATGCGTGCCCACCGCCTCGAACTCCCCTTCGGCTTCGACCCCCGCTCCGTGAGTGTCCCCGTCGCGTAG
- the cbiQ gene encoding cobalt ECF transporter T component CbiQ: protein MGAGHSHTLYRHRHSPVHALPAHCKLAAVFCFVLLVVATPREAVWAFGAYALLLAVVAVVARVPARHVLTRMLIEVPFVAFAVLLPFVAEGQRITVWGLSLSESGLWGAWNVLAKGTLGVAASVLLATTTRLDELLLGLARLKLPPLLCQIATFMVRYGDVIADELRRMRTARLSRGFEARGPRHWGVLAKSAGALFIRSYERGERVHLAMLSRGYTGSMPPALGDGPAGRAVWARSAALPLTALVICLLGWTL from the coding sequence ATGGGAGCGGGGCACTCGCACACGCTGTACCGGCACAGGCACTCACCCGTGCACGCGCTGCCCGCGCACTGCAAGCTGGCCGCGGTCTTCTGCTTCGTCCTGCTCGTCGTCGCCACCCCGCGCGAGGCGGTGTGGGCCTTCGGCGCGTACGCGCTGCTGCTGGCCGTGGTCGCCGTCGTCGCGCGGGTGCCGGCGCGGCACGTGCTGACGCGGATGCTGATCGAGGTGCCGTTCGTGGCCTTCGCCGTGCTGCTGCCCTTCGTGGCGGAGGGGCAGCGGATCACGGTGTGGGGGCTGTCCCTGTCCGAGTCCGGCCTGTGGGGCGCATGGAACGTGCTGGCCAAGGGAACGCTCGGAGTCGCCGCCTCGGTGCTGCTGGCCACCACGACCAGGCTCGACGAACTCCTGCTGGGGCTGGCACGGCTGAAGCTCCCGCCACTGCTGTGCCAGATCGCGACGTTCATGGTCCGCTACGGCGACGTCATCGCCGACGAGCTGCGCCGCATGCGCACAGCGCGCCTCTCGCGCGGCTTCGAGGCCCGGGGCCCGCGCCACTGGGGTGTGCTGGCCAAGTCGGCCGGCGCGCTGTTCATCCGCTCCTACGAGCGCGGCGAACGAGTCCACCTCGCGATGCTCAGCAGGGGCTACACGGGCAGCATGCCGCCCGCCCTCGGTGACGGGCCCGCCGGCCGTGCCGTGTGGGCCCGCTCGGCCGCGCTGCCGCTCACCGCCCTCGTGATCTGCCTGTTGGGATGGACCCTGTGA
- a CDS encoding SsgA family sporulation/cell division regulator has product MSKVINHTVQAQLITRPPATRPLSPALRYDQDDPLAVHIVFPSDISLDGGEVVWAFSRDLLDAGLRGPAGEGDVHVWPCGVEQTVIELHAGEGVAVLEFRSADLWGFLRCTYDLVGAGSESARLDLEEGLTALLRGV; this is encoded by the coding sequence GTGTCCAAGGTCATCAACCACACCGTGCAGGCCCAACTGATCACCAGGCCCCCAGCGACCCGGCCCCTCTCGCCTGCCCTCCGCTATGACCAGGACGATCCGCTCGCCGTGCACATCGTGTTCCCCTCCGACATCTCCCTCGACGGGGGCGAAGTCGTCTGGGCCTTCTCCAGGGACCTGCTGGATGCCGGCCTGCGGGGGCCGGCCGGCGAGGGCGATGTCCATGTGTGGCCCTGCGGGGTGGAGCAGACAGTGATCGAGTTGCACGCCGGGGAGGGGGTGGCCGTCCTTGAGTTCCGCAGCGCGGACCTGTGGGGTTTCCTCCGCTGCACATACGACTTGGTCGGCGCGGGCAGCGAAAGCGCGCGCCTCGACCTGGAGGAGGGGCTCACCGCCCTGCTGCGCGGCGTGTGA
- the rsmA gene encoding 16S rRNA (adenine(1518)-N(6)/adenine(1519)-N(6))-dimethyltransferase RsmA — protein MGPADVRELAGALGVRPTKQRGQNFVIDPNTVRRIVRTAGVRPDDVVLEIGPGLGSLTLALLETAERVTAVEIDDVLAAALPATVEARVPERAGRFSLVHEDALRVTRLPGQAPTALVANLPYNVAVPVLLHMLATFPSIERTLVMVQSEVADRLAAPPGSKVYGVPSVKAAWYCEVKRAGAIGRNVFWPAPNVDSGLVSLVRRPRPPETGASREEVFAVVDAAFAQRRKTLRAALAGWAGSGAAAEEALLAAGVSPKARGESLTVAEFAAIAERGPRRAGSPEAQDPRSAARAPRSAAAAQEGHAP, from the coding sequence CTGGGACCCGCCGACGTCCGTGAGCTGGCCGGAGCCCTGGGGGTGCGCCCCACCAAGCAGCGCGGCCAGAACTTCGTCATCGACCCCAACACGGTGCGCAGGATCGTGCGCACGGCCGGGGTCCGGCCCGACGACGTCGTGCTGGAGATCGGTCCCGGGCTGGGCTCGCTCACACTGGCGCTGCTGGAGACCGCGGAGCGGGTGACCGCCGTGGAGATCGACGACGTCCTCGCCGCCGCGCTGCCCGCGACGGTCGAGGCCCGCGTGCCCGAGCGCGCCGGGCGGTTCTCACTCGTGCACGAGGACGCCCTCCGGGTGACGCGGCTGCCGGGGCAGGCGCCGACCGCGCTGGTGGCCAACCTCCCCTACAACGTGGCCGTTCCGGTGCTGCTGCACATGCTGGCGACGTTCCCCAGCATCGAGCGCACGCTGGTGATGGTGCAGTCGGAGGTCGCCGACCGGCTGGCGGCGCCGCCGGGCTCGAAGGTGTACGGCGTGCCCTCGGTGAAGGCCGCCTGGTACTGCGAGGTCAAGCGCGCCGGCGCCATCGGACGGAACGTCTTCTGGCCCGCGCCGAACGTCGACTCCGGGCTGGTCTCGCTGGTGCGCAGGCCCCGTCCGCCCGAGACCGGCGCGAGCCGCGAGGAGGTCTTCGCCGTCGTGGACGCGGCCTTCGCACAGCGGCGCAAGACGCTGCGCGCCGCGCTCGCCGGGTGGGCCGGGTCGGGCGCGGCGGCCGAGGAGGCGCTGCTCGCGGCGGGCGTCTCCCCCAAGGCGCGCGGCGAGTCGCTGACGGTCGCGGAGTTCGCCGCCATCGCCGAGCGGGGCCCGCGCCGCGCGGGCTCCCCGGAAGCCCAGGACCCGCGATCCGCGGCCCGGGCCCCGCGGTCCGCAGCCGCCGCACAGGAAGGTCACGCCCCGTGA
- a CDS encoding 4-(cytidine 5'-diphospho)-2-C-methyl-D-erythritol kinase produces the protein MTQPAATSTVAVRVPAKVNVQLSVGGVRPDGFHGLANVFLAVGLYDSVSATRAEAPRLTVSGPDAAQIPLDDSNLAVRAARLLAQRHGLAPDVHLHIAKDIPVAGGMAGGSADAAGALLACDALWGTRTPKEELLELCAELGSDVPFSLLGGAALGRGRGEILTPLEVNGAFHWVFAVADGGLSTPEVYRECDRLREAAGTGSGAASVPEPEPSQELLEALRAGDADALAAALHNDLQPAAVSLRPELAETLEAGIAAGALAGLVSGSGPTCAFLMNDADSATRTAQALLASGTCRTARPTTGPAPGATVTAA, from the coding sequence GTGACCCAGCCCGCCGCGACCAGCACCGTCGCCGTCCGCGTACCGGCCAAGGTCAACGTCCAGCTCTCGGTGGGCGGCGTACGGCCCGACGGCTTCCACGGCCTGGCCAACGTCTTCTTGGCCGTCGGCCTCTACGACTCGGTCAGCGCCACCCGCGCCGAGGCACCCCGTCTGACGGTCTCCGGGCCGGATGCCGCACAGATCCCGCTGGACGACAGCAACCTCGCGGTGCGCGCGGCACGGCTGCTGGCGCAGCGGCACGGCCTGGCGCCGGACGTGCACCTGCACATCGCCAAGGACATCCCCGTCGCCGGCGGCATGGCGGGCGGCAGCGCGGACGCGGCGGGCGCCCTGCTGGCGTGTGACGCGCTGTGGGGGACGCGTACACCCAAGGAGGAACTGCTGGAGCTGTGCGCCGAGTTGGGCTCCGACGTGCCCTTCAGCCTGCTGGGCGGGGCCGCGCTGGGCCGGGGCCGGGGCGAGATCCTCACGCCGCTGGAGGTGAACGGCGCCTTCCACTGGGTCTTCGCGGTCGCCGACGGGGGGCTGTCGACGCCCGAGGTCTACCGCGAGTGCGACCGGCTGCGGGAGGCCGCGGGTACGGGCTCCGGCGCCGCGAGCGTGCCGGAGCCCGAGCCGTCGCAGGAACTCCTGGAGGCGCTGCGCGCCGGGGACGCGGACGCGCTGGCCGCCGCGCTGCACAACGACCTTCAGCCCGCTGCCGTCTCCCTGCGGCCCGAACTGGCCGAGACCCTGGAGGCGGGCATCGCGGCGGGCGCGCTGGCGGGGCTGGTGTCCGGCTCGGGCCCGACCTGCGCGTTCTTGATGAACGACGCGGACTCGGCGACCCGTACGGCACAGGCGCTGCTGGCCTCCGGCACCTGCCGCACCGCCCGCCCCACCACGGGTCCGGCGCCGGGGGCGACAGTGACGGCGGCCTGA
- a CDS encoding energy-coupling factor ABC transporter permease, translated as MHVPDGFINAPVSAGTGAVAAVAVAVSLRGARRELSGGPGEAGERTAPLAGLVAAFIFAVQMLNFPVAAGTSGHLLGGALAAILVGPYTGVLCVSVVLLLQGVLFADGGLTALGVNITDMGVVTVLVAYGIFRGLLRLLPRARSSVTIASFVAALVSVPAAATAFTGIYALGGTTDVALGKVFAAMVGVHVLIGIGEAAITALTVGAVVAVRPDLVYAARDRLAVRLELRTSPLATPGAAARAASGPAPEPASAPESESAPESAPASESAPEPAQEPESAPGAGPAPGPAAGASPRRRSVRPLWITGIIVTVLCAGGLSFYASASPDGLEKVAADNGIDEKAKDHSAKDSPLADYGVKDISSARLSGGLAGVIGAGATLALGSGVFVVLRRRRAEPSSREEAPSRAEAPSRAEPSSRATAQDPARPSDGSGASEPSGAER; from the coding sequence ATGCATGTGCCCGACGGATTCATCAACGCACCCGTCTCAGCGGGGACGGGCGCTGTGGCGGCCGTCGCCGTCGCGGTCTCGCTGCGCGGGGCGCGGCGCGAGCTGAGCGGCGGTCCGGGCGAGGCGGGCGAGCGGACGGCACCGCTGGCCGGGCTGGTCGCCGCCTTCATCTTCGCCGTCCAGATGCTCAACTTCCCCGTGGCCGCCGGCACCAGCGGCCATCTGCTCGGCGGTGCGCTCGCCGCGATCCTCGTCGGCCCGTACACGGGTGTGCTGTGCGTATCCGTCGTCCTGCTCCTTCAGGGCGTGCTGTTCGCCGACGGCGGGCTGACCGCGCTGGGCGTGAACATCACGGACATGGGCGTGGTCACCGTCCTCGTCGCCTACGGCATCTTCCGGGGGCTGCTGCGGCTGCTTCCCCGCGCACGGAGCTCGGTGACCATCGCCTCCTTCGTGGCCGCACTGGTCTCCGTGCCCGCCGCCGCCACGGCCTTCACCGGCATCTACGCACTCGGCGGCACGACGGACGTCGCCCTCGGCAAGGTCTTCGCCGCGATGGTCGGCGTACACGTACTGATCGGCATCGGCGAGGCCGCGATCACCGCGCTGACGGTGGGCGCGGTGGTGGCCGTACGCCCCGACCTCGTGTACGCGGCGCGCGACCGCCTCGCCGTGCGCCTCGAACTGCGCACCTCCCCGCTCGCGACCCCCGGCGCGGCTGCCCGAGCCGCTTCCGGGCCCGCTCCTGAGCCCGCATCCGCCCCGGAATCCGAGTCCGCCCCCGAATCCGCCCCGGCATCCGAGTCCGCCCCCGAACCCGCCCAGGAACCCGAATCCGCCCCCGGAGCCGGACCCGCCCCCGGGCCCGCTGCCGGCGCTTCGCCGCGCCGCCGGTCGGTCCGGCCGCTGTGGATCACCGGGATCATCGTCACCGTGCTGTGCGCGGGCGGGCTCAGCTTCTACGCCTCGGCCAGCCCCGACGGGCTGGAGAAGGTCGCCGCCGACAACGGCATCGACGAGAAGGCGAAGGACCACTCCGCCAAGGACTCCCCGCTCGCCGACTACGGGGTCAAGGACATCTCCAGCGCCCGGCTGTCCGGCGGCCTGGCGGGAGTCATCGGCGCGGGCGCCACCTTGGCGCTCGGCTCGGGCGTCTTCGTCGTCCTGCGCCGCCGCCGCGCGGAGCCCTCGTCCCGGGAGGAAGCCCCGTCCCGGGCGGAGGCCCCCTCCCGGGCGGAGCCCTCGTCCCGCGCCACGGCTCAGGATCCGGCCCGCCCGTCGGACGGGTCCGGGGCCTCCGAGCCCTCCGGCGCCGAGCGGTAG
- a CDS encoding serine hydrolase domain-containing protein: MTEVVQGTVADGYEAVRDAFIRNFEERGERGAALTVHRHGRTVVDLWGGTTDPADPEAPPWTADTAVVIRSATKGLAAAVPHLLHQRGQLDLDAPVGTYWPQFKAAGKERVLVRHLLSHRAGLPALPEPLTPEQALDGVTGPRTLAAQAPAWQPGTAHGYHAHTYGWLLAELVGRASGGRSLGRWFAEEIATPLGLDLWIGLPPHLAAADAPGGTQRVARVAEMTAPAPEPGALRLRPKRAVTDAYADPRSLTRRAFDALTPRPDENDPAYRAAELPAANGIGTARSLSAFYAALIGTGAGTDTGAGAGAGTRAGVSRGARRLFTPATLTQARSEESGGPDRVLIVNTSFGLGYMLHGSACPLLGPGSFGHPGRGGSLGFADPESGTSFGYVTNTLHRSVTSDPRTQALVRTLRTVVR; this comes from the coding sequence GTGACAGAGGTCGTTCAGGGGACGGTTGCGGACGGATACGAGGCCGTCAGGGACGCCTTCATACGCAATTTCGAGGAACGCGGCGAGCGCGGCGCGGCCCTCACCGTGCACCGCCACGGCCGCACGGTCGTCGACCTGTGGGGCGGCACCACCGACCCCGCCGACCCCGAGGCCCCGCCCTGGACGGCGGACACCGCCGTCGTCATCCGCTCCGCCACCAAAGGGCTGGCGGCGGCCGTGCCGCACCTGCTGCACCAGCGCGGCCAGCTCGATCTGGACGCCCCGGTCGGCACGTACTGGCCCCAGTTCAAGGCGGCCGGCAAGGAGCGCGTCCTCGTACGGCATCTCCTCTCGCACCGCGCGGGGCTGCCCGCGCTCCCGGAGCCGCTGACCCCCGAGCAGGCCCTCGACGGCGTCACAGGGCCCCGCACGCTGGCCGCGCAGGCCCCCGCCTGGCAGCCGGGCACCGCGCACGGCTACCACGCGCACACCTACGGCTGGCTGCTGGCAGAGCTGGTGGGGCGCGCGAGCGGCGGTCGCAGCCTGGGGCGCTGGTTCGCCGAGGAGATAGCCACACCCCTCGGGCTCGACCTGTGGATCGGCCTGCCGCCGCACCTCGCCGCGGCGGACGCGCCCGGGGGAACGCAACGCGTGGCCCGGGTCGCGGAGATGACGGCCCCCGCCCCGGAGCCCGGGGCGCTGCGGCTGCGGCCCAAGCGCGCGGTGACCGACGCCTACGCCGACCCGCGCTCCCTCACCCGCCGCGCCTTCGACGCGCTGACGCCGCGCCCCGACGAGAACGACCCCGCCTACCGCGCGGCGGAGCTGCCGGCCGCGAACGGCATCGGCACGGCCCGCTCCCTGTCCGCCTTCTACGCGGCACTCATCGGCACGGGTGCGGGCACGGACACGGGTGCCGGTGCCGGTGCCGGCACCCGCGCCGGCGTGAGCAGGGGCGCCCGGCGGCTGTTCACTCCCGCCACGCTCACCCAGGCCCGCTCGGAGGAGTCCGGCGGGCCCGACCGGGTGCTGATAGTCAACACCAGCTTCGGACTGGGCTACATGCTGCACGGCTCGGCCTGCCCCCTGCTCGGTCCCGGCTCCTTCGGCCATCCCGGCCGGGGCGGTTCGCTGGGCTTCGCCGACCCGGAATCGGGCACCTCGTTCGGCTATGTGACCAACACCCTGCACCGCTCCGTCACCAGCGACCCCCGCACCCAGGCGTTGGTCCGCACCCTGCGCACCGTGGTGCGCTGA